One part of the Microbacterium aurugineum genome encodes these proteins:
- a CDS encoding methionine/alanine import family NSS transporter small subunit, protein MTTTAIVMMIIAMVTVWGGLVAGIVNLARHPEEAETEPAPPVEL, encoded by the coding sequence ATGACCACGACGGCGATTGTCATGATGATCATCGCGATGGTCACGGTCTGGGGCGGCTTGGTCGCCGGGATCGTGAACCTCGCTCGTCACCCGGAAGAAGCCGAGACGGAGCCCGCTCCGCCCGTCGAGCTCTGA
- a CDS encoding YihY/virulence factor BrkB family protein, whose product MSDTGAADRAKPSTPLQIRRQTWTYIGRRAVQEFVRDGCVDAAAALTFFAVLSVFPAGLAVMALVGVLADTDEVLDRLLTLLSEVAPPAVTDTLRAPLTDAAGTSAAGITLIVAVVTAVWSASIYVSGFGRILNRIYGVPEGRPYWKRKPWQLGVTVVLLGLALVVVGVVVLSGPVARAAGHALGIGDTALGVWNVVKWPVLATAVVMMVTLLYKGTSNLKQPPLRWLGLGAAFAVGVLSLASAGLFIYVSNFADYNRTFGSLAGVVVFLLWLFVINVALLIGAEFNAELERGRQLQAGQKAESELQLPLRESTGVDRTERSREITIERGTRLRRGETLSPREDTVFRRAKRFLDHLWHRNDRRS is encoded by the coding sequence ATGTCGGACACGGGAGCAGCAGATCGAGCGAAGCCTTCGACTCCTCTGCAGATTCGACGGCAGACCTGGACGTACATCGGGCGTCGCGCGGTCCAGGAGTTCGTTCGCGACGGGTGCGTGGACGCGGCGGCCGCCCTGACCTTCTTCGCCGTCCTCTCGGTCTTCCCGGCGGGGCTGGCGGTGATGGCGCTGGTCGGAGTGCTCGCGGATACGGACGAGGTGCTCGATCGGCTGCTCACGCTCCTCTCCGAGGTCGCGCCCCCGGCCGTGACCGACACGCTTCGTGCACCGTTGACCGATGCGGCAGGCACGTCCGCTGCGGGCATCACCTTGATCGTGGCCGTCGTCACCGCCGTGTGGTCCGCCTCGATCTATGTGAGCGGATTCGGTCGGATACTGAACCGGATCTACGGCGTCCCGGAAGGGCGACCGTACTGGAAGCGCAAGCCCTGGCAGCTCGGCGTCACCGTCGTGCTCCTCGGACTCGCACTGGTGGTCGTCGGGGTGGTCGTCCTCTCCGGGCCCGTCGCTCGCGCGGCCGGACATGCTCTGGGCATCGGCGACACGGCTCTGGGCGTCTGGAACGTCGTGAAGTGGCCGGTCCTGGCCACAGCCGTCGTCATGATGGTCACCCTGCTCTACAAGGGCACCTCCAATCTGAAGCAGCCCCCGCTTCGGTGGTTGGGTCTGGGTGCCGCGTTCGCCGTCGGGGTGCTCTCCCTCGCCTCTGCCGGCCTCTTCATCTACGTGTCGAACTTCGCCGACTACAACCGGACGTTCGGCTCGCTCGCCGGGGTCGTGGTCTTCCTCCTGTGGTTGTTCGTCATCAACGTGGCTCTGCTGATCGGCGCCGAGTTCAACGCGGAACTCGAACGCGGCAGGCAGCTCCAGGCCGGGCAGAAGGCGGAATCGGAGTTGCAGCTCCCCTTGCGCGAGTCCACCGGGGTCGACCGGACCGAACGGTCGCGCGAGATCACGATCGAACGCGGCACCCGTCTCCGCCGAGGCGAGACGCTCTCACCGCGCGAAGACACGGTGTTCCGGAGGGCCAAGAGG
- a CDS encoding sodium-dependent transporter, giving the protein MATAATQTHKREAFSSRNVFILSAIGSAVGLGNIWRFPYVAYEGGGGAFLIPYLCALLTAGIPLLFFDYAIGHRFRGSAPLAFRRMHRAAEPLGWWQVLICVVIAVYYAVIVAWAAMYTWFSAQLTWGAGNEDAFFFSDFLQSQKVADVGVSTQFVPQVGIPLVAAWLIVIVIMAFGVKRGIGRANMILMPLLTLMFAILVVQSLFLPGAMDGLNAFFTPNWEALADPGVWASAYGHIFFSLSVAFGIMVTYSSYLKRKTDLTGSGLVVAFANSGFEILAGIGVFAALGFMAQAQSTEVAGVASSGIGLAFVAFPTIVSQATGGSIIGVLFFGALVFAGITSLISILEVIVAALQDKLGWARVRTTLTVTIPLAIISMALFSTTTALSVLDTADAFVNSFGIMAVALVAVIVVAWLLHKLPVLAEHLNRRSSFRVGTIWKVLVGILAPVVLGYLFISELIAKTSEPYSGYPAWFLAIFGWGMVVALVVLALILSALPWSGRSHAKDDPEYDEFLSKEEYEPDAETSAIPLIDTTTKGTGA; this is encoded by the coding sequence ATGGCCACCGCAGCGACGCAGACCCATAAACGCGAAGCCTTCAGCTCGCGCAACGTGTTCATCCTCTCGGCGATCGGATCGGCGGTCGGCCTCGGCAACATCTGGCGCTTCCCCTACGTCGCCTACGAAGGCGGTGGCGGAGCGTTCCTCATCCCCTATCTGTGCGCGCTCCTCACGGCAGGCATCCCGCTGCTGTTCTTCGACTACGCGATCGGCCACCGCTTCCGCGGGTCGGCACCGCTGGCGTTCCGACGGATGCACCGTGCGGCCGAGCCTCTCGGATGGTGGCAGGTCCTCATCTGCGTCGTGATCGCGGTGTACTACGCCGTCATCGTCGCCTGGGCCGCGATGTACACGTGGTTCTCCGCCCAGCTCACCTGGGGTGCGGGCAACGAGGACGCCTTCTTTTTCAGTGACTTCCTGCAGTCCCAGAAAGTCGCGGACGTCGGCGTCTCCACCCAGTTCGTGCCGCAGGTGGGCATCCCCCTGGTCGCGGCTTGGCTGATCGTCATCGTGATCATGGCGTTCGGAGTGAAACGCGGCATCGGCCGGGCGAACATGATCCTGATGCCTCTGCTCACCCTCATGTTCGCGATTCTCGTGGTGCAGTCCCTCTTCCTTCCGGGGGCGATGGACGGTCTGAACGCGTTCTTCACCCCGAACTGGGAGGCCCTGGCCGATCCCGGCGTCTGGGCCTCCGCGTACGGCCACATCTTCTTCTCGCTGTCCGTCGCTTTCGGCATCATGGTGACGTACTCCTCCTACCTGAAGCGCAAGACCGATCTCACCGGCTCGGGACTCGTCGTCGCTTTCGCGAACTCCGGCTTCGAGATCCTCGCCGGTATCGGTGTCTTCGCGGCTCTCGGCTTCATGGCGCAGGCGCAGAGCACGGAGGTAGCCGGTGTCGCCTCCTCCGGCATCGGACTCGCCTTCGTCGCCTTCCCGACGATCGTGTCGCAGGCGACGGGCGGGTCGATCATCGGCGTCCTGTTCTTCGGCGCCCTCGTCTTCGCCGGTATCACCTCGCTGATCTCGATCCTCGAAGTGATCGTGGCCGCGCTGCAGGACAAGCTCGGCTGGGCTCGGGTGCGTACAACGCTCACGGTCACGATCCCGCTGGCGATCATCTCGATGGCGCTCTTCTCGACGACCACGGCCTTGTCGGTCCTCGACACGGCGGATGCCTTCGTCAACTCCTTCGGCATCATGGCGGTCGCGCTGGTGGCCGTGATCGTCGTGGCCTGGCTGCTGCACAAGCTGCCGGTGCTGGCGGAGCACCTGAACCGGCGTTCGAGCTTCCGGGTAGGGACGATCTGGAAGGTGCTCGTGGGCATCCTGGCGCCGGTGGTGCTCGGGTACCTCTTCATCAGCGAGCTCATCGCCAAGACGTCTGAGCCCTACAGTGGCTACCCTGCCTGGTTCCTCGCGATCTTCGGCTGGGGGATGGTCGTAGCCCTGGTCGTGCTGGCGCTGATCCTCTCGGCTCTGCCGTGGAGCGGGCGTTCGCATGCGAAGGACGATCCCGAGTACGACGAATTCCTTTCGAAGGAAGAATACGAACCCGATGCGGAGACTTCGGCGATCCCGCTGATCGACACGACCACGAAGGGAACCGGCGCATGA